A region from the Candidatus Neomarinimicrobiota bacterium genome encodes:
- a CDS encoding FecR domain-containing protein yields MRRTLYYLLLITVSLAWGADKIAFTTKVSGQVNLVNLQQQTVPLKRGTVLNAGEKIETLSDGLAVIMFIDDKSILRVQKNTVVTIGGERSATAISKQIDMQFGKLRAQITEQRRGEFIVSTPISVASVKGTDFWATSDPVLGDIFLGIEGLVEVLNLVSGGVLSFGGGMMCKSGLDGTTEVTIYVLIVSELLRVSEDALSMEPAVVGEGDARIQFNGQVLLTAETSYAGPEPSVGSTVTISGTANDDGSVTAVQVAVEEEAVAEVEPDEIRIQLEDNEGNIKEVIIIYQ; encoded by the coding sequence ATGAGACGTACACTATACTACCTCCTGCTCATCACAGTGTCGCTGGCCTGGGGGGCAGACAAAATCGCCTTCACCACCAAGGTGAGTGGTCAGGTGAATCTGGTGAATCTGCAACAACAGACCGTGCCCTTAAAGCGTGGCACGGTCTTAAACGCCGGCGAGAAGATTGAAACCCTTAGCGATGGCCTGGCTGTCATTATGTTCATCGATGATAAGAGCATCCTCCGGGTGCAGAAAAACACGGTCGTCACGATTGGCGGGGAACGGTCGGCCACAGCCATCTCGAAGCAGATCGATATGCAGTTTGGGAAGCTGCGGGCCCAGATCACCGAACAGCGGCGAGGGGAATTTATTGTCTCCACACCCATCTCGGTGGCGTCAGTGAAGGGGACCGATTTCTGGGCCACTTCGGATCCGGTCCTGGGAGACATCTTTCTGGGTATCGAAGGTCTCGTCGAGGTCCTGAACCTCGTCAGCGGCGGGGTTCTTTCATTTGGTGGGGGAATGATGTGTAAATCCGGACTCGATGGAACCACCGAGGTCACGATCTATGTGCTCATCGTCAGTGAACTCCTGAGGGTATCGGAGGACGCCCTGTCCATGGAGCCGGCGGTGGTAGGTGAGGGTGATGCGCGCATCCAGTTCAATGGACAGGTGCTCCTTACCGCCGAGACCAGCTATGCCGGTCCTGAGCCCAGTGTCGGCAGTACGGTCACCATTTCCGGCACTGCCAACGACGACGGTTCCGTTACGGCCGTTCAGGTGGCAGTTGAGGAAGAAGCTGTGGCTGAAGTGGAACCCGATGAGATCAGGATTCAGCTGGAAGATAATGAGGGCAACATCAAAGAAGTCATTATCATTTACCAATAA